The genomic segment TTCCCTCTTGATTTGCTATGGCAAAGGGAATATAATCCATAGAAGACATAACTCCCAGGTTGATGGCTTGCAGTCTGTGGGTTGCTATCTTTTCTTTTTTATCCGTACACGCTGCAAGCCCCATTAATAGAGCAAGGCTAATGAATAGAATTTTTCTCATGACGACATTTTTTAAGAGAAAGCATAGGGGTATTAAAAAAGGCAACCCTCCTTAAGGAAAGTTGCCTGCGATATATGCGTTGGATAGATTATTCCTTAATTGCAGCAATACCCGGAAGAACTTTTCCTTCGATGGCTTCAAGTAAAGCTCCACCACCGGTAGATACATAAGATACGCCGTCTGCTAAATCAAACTTGTTAACACAAGCTACAGAATCGCCACCGCCTACTAATGAGAAAGCACCGTTCTTCGTTGCTTCAACTATTGCTTCGCCTACTAACTTTGATCCGTGAGCGAAGTTATCGAATTCAAATACTCCGGTAGGTCCGTTCCAGAGGATTGTTTTTGATTCCTTAATTACTTTGGCAAATAATTCTTCTGTCTTAGGGCCGATATCCAATCCCGACCATCCGTCAGGTATTTCATCAACAGCCACGATTTGAGTTTTTGCATCGTTAGAGAAACTGTCGGCTATTTTAGCATCCAAAGCAAGAACAAGTTCTACATTTTTTTTCTTAGCTTTCTCAATGAGCTCTAAAGCTAAATCCAGCTTATCGTTTTCACAGATAGAAGATCCTATTTTACCACCCATTGCTTTGGTAAAGGTATAGGTCATGCCACCGGTGATGATGAGGTTATCAACTTTTGAAAGTAAGTTCTCAATGATTTCAATCTTAGAAGAAACCTTAGAACCTCCCATTATAGCAGTGAAAGGGCGTTTGATATCGTTTAATACTTTATCAACAGCCTTTACTTCTTTTTCCATGAGGTAACCAAACATCTTGTTGTTAACATCAAAATACTTGGCAATCAGTGCGGTCGAAGCGTGCGCACGGTGTGCTGTTCCGAAAGCATCGTTTACATAACAATCAGCGTAAGAAGCTAATTTTTTGGTGAATTCTTTCTGGCTTTCTTTCACTGCTTTCTTGGCAGTTGCTTTTTCTTCGTCGCTGGCATCGTCAGCCAAGCCTCTTGGCTTTCCTTCTTCTTCAGCATAAAAGCGGAGGTTTTCCAATAACAGAACCTCGCCTGGTTGTAGAGCAGAAGCTTTGATGGCGGCTTGTTCGCCCATACAATCGTTAGCAAACTGAACTTCAACGCCAAGTAATTCAGATATCCGGCCAATAATGTGTTTCAAAGAGAACTTATCGGTAACGCCTTTCGGACGACCCAAGTGAGAACCAATGATTAAACTGCCACCATCCGATAGAATCTTCTTCAAGGTAGGAAGAGCAGCGCGGATACGATTGTCATCTGTAATGTTGAAGTTCTCGTCCAAAGGTACATTGAAGTCCACTCTGACGAATGCCTTTTTGCCGGCAAAATTGAATTGGTCAATTGTTTGCATAATACTCTATTTTATTTAAAAGTGTTAGTACTTTTTCGCTGAGTGCAAAGTTACTATATAATTCTATTTTTTGCTACGAATCTATCATTTATTCGTGCCTTTTTCTATCTCTTTTGCTTGTTTATACAGCTCTGAATAGTACTTGCACCACGGTTTGAGTCCGCATTCTGTGCACTTGGGGGTTCTTGCCTGGCAGATGTATCTGCCATGTAGAATAAGCCAATGGTGGGCGATAGGAACCAGCTTTTTGGGTATGTATTTCATTAACTCCTTCTCCGTAGCCAGTGGAGTTTTTGAGTTGGTGGTAAGTCCGATGCGATTGGATACCCGGAAGACGTGGGTATCTACTGCCATGGCGGCTTTGTGAAAGACGACCGACTGGATGACGTTAGCCGTTTTTCGTCCCACACCGGGCAATTTGATAAGCTGTTCCAGTTCGTTTGGTACTTCGCCACCGAAGTCTTTTACCAACATGCGAGCCATACCTACCAGATGCTTGGCTTTATTATTAGGGTAAGACACGCTGTGAATGTAATCAAATACAACTTCGGGTGTTGTAGCCGCCAGCGCTTCGGGAGTGGGAAAGTCGTGGAATAGCTTTGGAGTAATTATATTGATTCGCTTGTCAGTGCATTGTGCAGACAGAATAACGGCTATCAGTAGCTCGAAAGGATTATTATAATGCAATTCAGTCTCAGCTACCGGCACATTTTCCTGAAACCAGGCAATTACTTTTTCATATCGTTCTTTCTTTCTCAACGGGTTTAGTTTGCTGCTTCAAATTCTTTCAGGAATCGTGTGTCATTTTCAGAGAACATACGTAAATCTTTTACCTGATATTTTAGGTTGGTGATGCGTTCTATGCCCATCCCCAAAGCATATCCGCTGTATATTTTGCTATCTATACCATTGGCTTCAAGTACGTTCGGGTCTACCATGCCGCAACCCAGAATTTCTACCCAGCCGGTGTGTTTGCAGAATGGACAGCCTTTTCCGCCACAGATATTACAGCTGATATCCATCTCGGCACTCGGTTCTGTAAAAGGGAAATACGATGGACGCAGACGAATCTTTGTATCGGCACCAAACATCTCTTTAGCGAAAAGAAGTAATACCTGTTTCAGGTCGGTGAACGAAACATTCTTGTCCACGTACAACGCTTCCACTTGGTGGAAGAAGCAGTGTGCACGGTAGCTGATTGCCTCGTTGCGATAAACACGTCCCGGACAAATGATGCGGATAGGAGGCTCCGAAGTCTCCATCACACGGGTTTGTACGGATGATGTATGTGTGCGTAGTAGAATGTCGGGATGCGATTCAATAAAGAAAGTATCCTGCATGTCGCGTGCCGGATGATCTTCTGCAAAGTTAAGTGCGGAGAATACATGCCAGTCATCTTCTATTTCCGGTCCTTCTGCAATGCTAAAGCCCAAGCGGCCAAATATATCAATAATTTCATTTCTCACTATAGAGAGTGGATGGCGGGTACCTAGCTTCACAGGGTAAGCAGAGCGGGTAAGATCCATTTCCTGACATCCATTGTCTTGTGTGTCAAATTGCTCTCTTAATGCAGAAATTCTTTCCTGAGCTTTTATTTTTAATTCGTTTAGTTTCATGCCTACTTCTTTTTTCTGGTCGGCTGCTACGTTACGAAAATCGGTCATCAAGTCGTTGATGGCACCTTTCTTACTCAGGTACTTAATGCGGAGAGCTTCCAATTCTTCGGCGTTGGAAGCTTTAAGAGCTTCAACCTCTTCGAGAAGTTGTTTAATCTTGGATATCATATCTTTGGTTTATTTTTAATGCACTGTATGTATCGGTAAAAGAGATGCAAATATACAAGATTATCTTTGAATAATTTAATTTATCGCTAATTTTGCCCTAAAATCCGTTTCTATGAATAAGAAAATACTCCAATTAGCTATTCCGTCTATCATCTCAAATATTACTGTTCCTCTGCTCGGGCTCATTGATGTTGCTATCGTGGGGCATCTTGGGTCGGCTGCATATATTGGGGCTGTAGCCGTAGGGGGTATGCTCTTTAATATACTATACTGGAGCTTTGGATTCTTGCGGATGGGTACCAGTGGCATGACTTCACAAGCCTATGGCAAGCGGCATTTGGATGAGGCTGTTCGTATGCTGATACGTTCGCTTTCTACCGGTGTTTTCATTGGTTTACTCTTTGTCCTTTTGCAAGTTCCATTGCAAATGGTGGCATTCCATTTTATAGATGCCAGCCCGCAGGTTACTACTTTTGCTATCGTCTACTTTCGCATTTGCATTTGGGGTGCTCCCGCCGTATTAGCGCTTTACGGATTTATGGGGTGGTTCATTGGTATGCAAAACTCCCGTTTTCCCATGTATATTTCCATTGCACAAAATGTGGTAAATATCCTGTGTAGTCTTTTCCTCGTTTTTGTTCTTCATTTGGATGTAGCAGGAGTGGCGCTTGGTACTTTGATTGCTCAATATGGCGGCTTACTTATGGCTGTTTTGTTGTGGATGAAGTATTACAGTCGCTTAGGATTGAAGAATCACTTAAAAAATAGTTTGCAGATAAGGGCCATGCGTCGTTTCTTTTCGGTGAATAGCGATATTTTTCTTCGTACACTCTGCCTGGTGGCGGTTACTGTTTTTTTTACTTCCTCCGGAGCCAAACAAGGTGATGTGATACTTGCCGTCAACGTGCTACTGATGCAACTGTTTACCTTGTTTTCCTATATCATGGATGGCTTTGCCTACGCTGGCGAAGCACTTACAGGGCGATATGTAGGAGCTGCAGACAAACGTTCTTTACACCGTCTGGTCAGACTTTTATTCTTATGGGGTGGCATTTTGTCGTTGATATTCACTCTTCTGTATGCAGTAGGAGGTAACAGCTTTCTTAGGCTGCTTACCAATGACACGGATGTCATGATCGCTTCTCAAACTTATTTTTACTGGGTACTGGCCATCCCATTGGCTGGCTTTGCCGCCTTTTTGTGGGATGGCGTTTTTATTGGTGCTACCGCTACACGATATATGCTCTTTTCCATGATCATTGCTTCGGCCAGTTTTTTTGTTGTTTATTTTGTGTTCTATGACCGATGGGGAAATCATGCATTGTGGGCCGCTTTTCTGGTTTATCTTTCACTGCGCGGCATTATGCAAACATGCCTGAGTCGTTCAGCTTTGAAGTCCAAAATCAAAGCTGTTGACTCATAATCTATTCTTCTTTTTCAGGAGCTACGCCTGCTGCTTCGGAAACGCAGTAAGCGCCAAAATAGCCAATTCCTCCGTTCGATATATTGGTATCTATGTTGCTGAGTGGCCCCCCGAAAAATGGATTTTCTCCATCGATCTCCTCCTGACATTGCGTCAGAAAATTATAATACGCCTTGCTGATATTTGAAAAAAGAACTTTGACGGAATCTCCCGAAGCTATAAATGCCATATCTTTTATATCATCGTCGCTATAGCGGCTTTTATCTTCTAAATCGGCAAAATAGCTTAAAGAGAGCCCTTTTATGTATTGATTGTCCAGACTTAGGTCGTCGAATATAATGTATTTGCTTATTTGTGTATACAATGAATCGTTTATCTGATAGCGACACATATAGTAGTTTTCGCCTGCCGGTTCTTGTGCATACATGTTAATGGAGAAGAACTTGTATCCGGTAACCTTTTGGCTGGTAATGTTAATAGAATCCAGTTCTACTTTTTCAGGCATCTTTGTCTCTGCTTCGTAGGTCTCATCGGCTCCGTCGTTGTTAAAATCGGTTTTTACTGTTAAGTGGTATGTTTTTCCGGGTGCACCGCTCATTAATTCTGTTGTTTTATATATTCCCGGGGTAGAGGCAACTTCTTTTAAGTTGTATATTTCTCCGTCATCGGTCGATATGCTCACTTTTGCTCCCGAGATTTTAGCATTAGGTGCATCATCAAAATATCCTGTGGAACTGCTTACCTGAACTTCCTGATAGGCTGGTACATCTGTAATGAGACCGTAAATAACGATAACAGGATCGGTATCATTTGTATCTAGATTTATTGTTTCTGTGCAACCGACAAAAGCGAATGATAAAGCTGATATGAGTAATCCGGAAATGAATGTATATAAATTATGTTGTAGCATGATTTTTAAAATTTAAAATTGTAAGTAATAGAGGGAACAGCGCCAAACAAATACGTCATTTTAGCATCAGGTATACCTGTAGGGGTATTTTGATCGTAAGTAATGATCCATGGATTTTTGTGACCATAGGCATTGTACAAAGAGAAATTCCACTCTCCCGTCCATTTCCTTCCGGGTTTTGGCTTGGGCACATAATTTACTGAAAGGTCTAGTCGGTGATAATCGGTTCGGCGGTATTCGTTTCTTCCCGAATAGATAGGGAAGTATTCACCCCCGATTTCGAATCGCCCCGTGGGATAAGACGTCGGGTTTCCGGTAGCATATATCCATGCGGCTGATATATTCCATC from the uncultured Bacteroides sp. genome contains:
- a CDS encoding phosphoglycerate kinase; translation: MQTIDQFNFAGKKAFVRVDFNVPLDENFNITDDNRIRAALPTLKKILSDGGSLIIGSHLGRPKGVTDKFSLKHIIGRISELLGVEVQFANDCMGEQAAIKASALQPGEVLLLENLRFYAEEEGKPRGLADDASDEEKATAKKAVKESQKEFTKKLASYADCYVNDAFGTAHRAHASTALIAKYFDVNNKMFGYLMEKEVKAVDKVLNDIKRPFTAIMGGSKVSSKIEIIENLLSKVDNLIITGGMTYTFTKAMGGKIGSSICENDKLDLALELIEKAKKKNVELVLALDAKIADSFSNDAKTQIVAVDEIPDGWSGLDIGPKTEELFAKVIKESKTILWNGPTGVFEFDNFAHGSKLVGEAIVEATKNGAFSLVGGGDSVACVNKFDLADGVSYVSTGGGALLEAIEGKVLPGIAAIKE
- the nth gene encoding endonuclease III, which produces MRKKERYEKVIAWFQENVPVAETELHYNNPFELLIAVILSAQCTDKRINIITPKLFHDFPTPEALAATTPEVVFDYIHSVSYPNNKAKHLVGMARMLVKDFGGEVPNELEQLIKLPGVGRKTANVIQSVVFHKAAMAVDTHVFRVSNRIGLTTNSKTPLATEKELMKYIPKKLVPIAHHWLILHGRYICQARTPKCTECGLKPWCKYYSELYKQAKEIEKGTNK
- the pheS gene encoding phenylalanine--tRNA ligase subunit alpha produces the protein MISKIKQLLEEVEALKASNAEELEALRIKYLSKKGAINDLMTDFRNVAADQKKEVGMKLNELKIKAQERISALREQFDTQDNGCQEMDLTRSAYPVKLGTRHPLSIVRNEIIDIFGRLGFSIAEGPEIEDDWHVFSALNFAEDHPARDMQDTFFIESHPDILLRTHTSSVQTRVMETSEPPIRIICPGRVYRNEAISYRAHCFFHQVEALYVDKNVSFTDLKQVLLLFAKEMFGADTKIRLRPSYFPFTEPSAEMDISCNICGGKGCPFCKHTGWVEILGCGMVDPNVLEANGIDSKIYSGYALGMGIERITNLKYQVKDLRMFSENDTRFLKEFEAAN
- a CDS encoding MATE family efflux transporter; its protein translation is MNKKILQLAIPSIISNITVPLLGLIDVAIVGHLGSAAYIGAVAVGGMLFNILYWSFGFLRMGTSGMTSQAYGKRHLDEAVRMLIRSLSTGVFIGLLFVLLQVPLQMVAFHFIDASPQVTTFAIVYFRICIWGAPAVLALYGFMGWFIGMQNSRFPMYISIAQNVVNILCSLFLVFVLHLDVAGVALGTLIAQYGGLLMAVLLWMKYYSRLGLKNHLKNSLQIRAMRRFFSVNSDIFLRTLCLVAVTVFFTSSGAKQGDVILAVNVLLMQLFTLFSYIMDGFAYAGEALTGRYVGAADKRSLHRLVRLLFLWGGILSLIFTLLYAVGGNSFLRLLTNDTDVMIASQTYFYWVLAIPLAGFAAFLWDGVFIGATATRYMLFSMIIASASFFVVYFVFYDRWGNHALWAAFLVYLSLRGIMQTCLSRSALKSKIKAVDS
- a CDS encoding DUF4249 domain-containing protein, encoding MLQHNLYTFISGLLISALSFAFVGCTETINLDTNDTDPVIVIYGLITDVPAYQEVQVSSSTGYFDDAPNAKISGAKVSISTDDGEIYNLKEVASTPGIYKTTELMSGAPGKTYHLTVKTDFNNDGADETYEAETKMPEKVELDSINITSQKVTGYKFFSINMYAQEPAGENYYMCRYQINDSLYTQISKYIIFDDLSLDNQYIKGLSLSYFADLEDKSRYSDDDIKDMAFIASGDSVKVLFSNISKAYYNFLTQCQEEIDGENPFFGGPLSNIDTNISNGGIGYFGAYCVSEAAGVAPEKEE